In the Paenibacillus sp. FSL H7-0357 genome, one interval contains:
- a CDS encoding glycoside hydrolase family 78 protein: MVKRIVTVLLCWLMVLSVFPEAFPGTAKVNALDTNIIQYADVIIPAWSDTLSYSDDEYGIIRNGTLILDASETTITNITFNKITKEFNYKILPAQYRARRTNISRDMYIGNKVQFGMYMGIRDDLPDYPWYNPVDEMHFRTSQDYLPEKNPPEQNEREVDTMVDILHDSHDTFKEYEAEYPGVQKRIVNPPKQMEVTVILQNDVVDYNHSTTFKIDKIMNFDLVENSTPTLSLTTPSGQTLQNDAGKSLLNVEGYVQDADNNDVTISVEIPNVLYKKIIVPKAHNTKAFSIPIDVLEDAIPPGDYTVIVKAVDPSNASASASMSFKVRQRLKRSAFVLINSQIQNSTSYSDYEGDAKYAERFKYQHNPDYFDNSMGLLADSGAWRNSPYDSFPYTGYYVVTYQPKDTPTADNRFSEYRMWGSDNFTKLSFQVHRKPIALFTAKLVGGALQITDSSYDSDHISRVDKGLTQRQWQYKKGDEELWKDGTPSGTLSSTENYVIRLRVRDIDGENALGVWSDWCVRTVGTAAGNLPPVALFTVEPSTVSYRKATTVTDKSFDPDNDPLDTYQWSVVKNGSQTVWSYTGGANTPPNIASYGVGSYQLTLKVRDNRGLWSEPYSQSVTVMNHPPIADFNMPSEVYRDTVIALENLTPDPDKDGDSLSYVWKTANREGPYYAVGTNRNQTVVMQNLINANSLSPKQSISDRWEMKLTASDGSLSSTVSRAFTVLNHIPTAKIIEKAQVYQDDTLTFNSADVDEDKADQHTLRYYWNVTDSSGQMKSYTTPNIEVSFPETGTYRFEHWAIDQIGAKSNIATLEVSVIPNLPPSLTLTTPVGTAASPSVIDAQLLGDPLVKWTYSDPENDAQEKYLLEFYDKDGSLVKTIQNNDPTGTLRQYQIPNPTFERFVYFYLYGRAYSKGSWSEISNEKAFIIDNPPQPGFTLLTDTGRNATQVPIYRTDIVNIQDKATDPDIVKGDSISHKYYLKPAGGTESLASAQGNFSKQFTTNGTFTLRQVVTDSLGLYRELSQSITVANRLPTVNITYPTSSSQASPTVVNTLTPIMKWEYQDEDGDLQQRYKVRIINLTTGAVTVQSGEQTTSAKQWQIPAGSLAENQKYAVEVEAFDGFGWSSVSPRKYFMVNLLTVKGGVQHTGEWNKNRQAYNLKKSGNAESPRGYNIFWAGESFVLEAKATGMPDTVDVTMTGGYTVQLNPVNSDRTLWTGELYDPAFEKLPDCLVAFTFTAKNEFNTKTDTVRVTIMGEWTEYFQSHRIK, encoded by the coding sequence ATGGTAAAACGGATCGTAACTGTACTGCTCTGCTGGTTGATGGTCCTTTCAGTGTTCCCGGAAGCTTTTCCGGGAACAGCTAAAGTGAACGCCCTGGATACAAATATTATCCAATATGCAGATGTAATCATACCCGCATGGAGTGATACTTTATCTTATTCCGACGATGAATACGGAATTATAAGAAACGGTACTTTGATATTAGATGCATCTGAGACCACGATTACAAATATAACGTTTAATAAAATAACTAAAGAATTTAATTATAAAATTCTTCCCGCCCAGTATCGGGCAAGGAGAACAAATATTTCTAGAGATATGTATATAGGAAATAAGGTTCAGTTCGGTATGTATATGGGGATTAGAGATGATCTACCGGATTACCCTTGGTACAATCCAGTGGATGAAATGCATTTTAGAACCAGTCAAGATTATCTCCCGGAAAAAAACCCACCAGAGCAAAATGAACGAGAAGTAGATACGATGGTGGATATTCTACATGATAGTCATGATACTTTCAAAGAATATGAAGCCGAATATCCGGGGGTCCAAAAGCGCATCGTCAATCCACCAAAACAAATGGAAGTTACGGTTATCTTGCAGAATGATGTAGTTGATTACAATCATTCGACAACTTTTAAAATAGATAAAATTATGAATTTTGATCTGGTAGAGAACTCAACCCCTACCTTGTCACTCACAACACCAAGCGGCCAAACGCTGCAAAATGATGCAGGTAAAAGCCTTCTTAATGTGGAGGGCTATGTACAGGATGCGGATAATAATGATGTTACCATTAGTGTAGAAATCCCTAATGTGTTGTACAAGAAAATTATCGTGCCCAAAGCACATAATACCAAAGCATTTTCGATCCCTATTGATGTCCTGGAGGATGCGATACCTCCAGGAGACTACACGGTAATTGTGAAGGCGGTCGATCCCTCGAATGCTTCGGCCTCTGCTTCGATGTCCTTTAAAGTGAGGCAACGGTTAAAGCGTAGTGCATTCGTGCTTATTAATAGCCAAATCCAGAACAGCACATCATACAGCGATTATGAGGGAGATGCCAAATACGCGGAGCGCTTTAAGTACCAGCATAATCCCGATTATTTTGACAACAGTATGGGACTGCTTGCTGATTCCGGAGCCTGGCGGAATTCGCCGTATGATTCCTTTCCATACACTGGTTACTATGTCGTTACCTATCAGCCCAAGGATACACCAACAGCAGATAACCGATTCAGTGAATACCGGATGTGGGGCAGTGACAATTTTACGAAGCTTTCCTTCCAGGTACACCGCAAGCCGATTGCCTTATTCACTGCTAAATTAGTCGGAGGAGCCTTGCAGATCACCGACAGTTCCTATGACTCCGATCATATCTCCAGAGTGGATAAGGGGCTGACGCAGCGGCAGTGGCAATATAAAAAAGGCGACGAAGAGCTATGGAAAGATGGTACTCCTTCAGGGACTTTATCATCTACCGAAAACTATGTTATCCGTCTGCGGGTGAGAGACATTGACGGAGAAAATGCTTTAGGTGTGTGGAGTGACTGGTGCGTACGCACGGTTGGCACAGCGGCGGGGAACCTGCCTCCGGTAGCTCTGTTTACCGTAGAGCCGAGCACCGTTTCCTACCGGAAGGCAACCACGGTCACCGACAAATCCTTTGATCCCGACAATGACCCACTGGATACCTATCAATGGTCCGTCGTGAAAAATGGTTCACAGACGGTATGGTCCTATACCGGTGGAGCCAACACACCGCCGAATATCGCCAGCTATGGAGTAGGAAGTTATCAACTGACCTTAAAAGTACGCGATAACCGCGGATTATGGTCTGAGCCTTACAGCCAGAGCGTGACGGTAATGAATCATCCCCCGATTGCTGACTTCAATATGCCTTCGGAGGTATACCGGGATACCGTTATTGCCCTAGAAAACTTGACTCCAGATCCGGACAAGGATGGTGACAGCTTGTCCTATGTTTGGAAAACAGCTAACCGTGAAGGTCCATATTATGCTGTAGGGACCAATCGAAATCAGACCGTGGTCATGCAAAATCTAATTAACGCGAACAGTCTTTCGCCCAAACAATCCATCTCGGATCGATGGGAGATGAAGCTAACCGCATCTGACGGATCGTTGAGTTCAACAGTTTCCCGGGCGTTCACCGTGCTGAATCATATTCCAACAGCGAAGATTATCGAGAAGGCACAAGTTTATCAGGATGACACACTTACATTCAATTCAGCGGACGTAGACGAAGATAAAGCGGATCAGCACACACTTCGGTATTACTGGAATGTTACGGACAGCAGCGGCCAAATGAAGAGCTATACTACTCCGAATATAGAGGTGAGCTTTCCAGAGACGGGTACCTATCGTTTTGAGCACTGGGCGATTGATCAGATTGGAGCGAAGTCCAATATCGCCACCTTGGAGGTTAGTGTTATTCCAAACCTGCCGCCATCGCTGACACTCACCACTCCGGTAGGAACGGCAGCGAGTCCTTCCGTCATTGATGCGCAGCTGCTGGGAGATCCGCTAGTGAAGTGGACATACAGTGATCCGGAGAACGACGCGCAAGAGAAGTATTTATTAGAGTTTTATGACAAGGATGGATCATTAGTTAAAACCATTCAGAACAATGATCCCACCGGCACGCTGCGGCAGTATCAGATTCCGAACCCGACTTTTGAGCGGTTCGTATACTTTTATCTGTACGGCCGAGCATACTCCAAAGGTTCCTGGTCGGAAATTTCGAATGAGAAAGCCTTCATCATCGACAATCCGCCGCAGCCGGGTTTCACCTTACTGACGGATACGGGACGTAATGCAACTCAAGTGCCGATCTACCGGACGGATATCGTGAACATACAGGATAAGGCCACAGATCCGGATATCGTGAAAGGCGACAGCATTAGTCATAAGTATTATCTGAAGCCGGCAGGCGGAACGGAGAGCTTAGCCAGCGCCCAGGGCAATTTCAGTAAGCAGTTCACCACTAACGGGACCTTTACGCTGCGGCAAGTAGTCACAGACTCCCTGGGGCTGTACCGGGAATTGTCGCAGTCCATCACTGTGGCCAATCGGCTGCCTACGGTTAACATTACGTACCCGACCAGCAGCAGTCAGGCGAGTCCAACGGTAGTCAATACGCTAACGCCGATTATGAAGTGGGAGTACCAGGACGAGGATGGTGATCTGCAGCAGCGGTATAAAGTGCGAATCATTAATCTTACAACCGGGGCTGTGACTGTACAGTCGGGGGAACAGACTACAAGTGCGAAGCAGTGGCAGATCCCGGCAGGAAGCCTGGCGGAAAATCAGAAGTATGCAGTGGAGGTAGAGGCGTTTGATGGCTTCGGCTGGAGTAGCGTTTCCCCACGTAAATATTTTATGGTCAATCTGCTGACGGTGAAGGGCGGAGTGCAGCACACAGGGGAGTGGAACAAGAATAGGCAAGCTTATAATTTAAAAAAGAGCGGGAATGCGGAGAGTCCGCGAGGCTATAACATCTTTTGGGCGGGGGAGAGTTTTGTACTTGAGGCAAAAGCTACGGGTATGCCAGATACGGTTGATGTGACCATGACGGGTGGCTACACGGTTCAACTGAATCCGGTGAACAGTGACAGAACGCTGTGGACTGGCGAACTGTATGATCCCGCTTTTGAAAAGCTGCCGGATTGTCTGGTTGCGTTCACTTTTACCGCTAAAAATGAGTTTAATACCAAAACGGATACTGTGAGAGTAACTATCATGGGGGAATGGACCGAATATTTTCAGAGTCACCGGATAAAATAA
- a CDS encoding deoxyribonuclease IV, translating to MLKIGSHVSCADKGLLSAANEANEYGSSSFMIYTGAPQNTRRKPIEAMYPAEGKLAMQTNGVEEIVVHAPYIINLGSYKENTYQLAVDFLQEEIRRTHALEVKHIVLHPGAYTDKDAEYGIQRIADGLNEVLGGTNETEVHIALETMAGKGTEIGRSFEEIASIIDKVVHNERLSICLDTCHIHDAGYDIVGDLDGVLRKFDEVIGLKRLGVVHINDSKNPRGAGKDRHTPIGSGWIGFETINNVVHHEALAGLPFILETPWIGKDAKTLRPMYEVEIALLRGNVAERFGAEFLQEVEELHAFFAKQELDSRKYVLDVWELLKNDAKAKKADPREPLERLYDNIASAGLFPQLSEEAINQRLIAWLAGRQVLVNA from the coding sequence ATGCTGAAAATAGGTTCACATGTGTCCTGCGCGGACAAGGGTCTCCTGAGCGCGGCCAATGAAGCAAATGAGTACGGTTCAAGCTCGTTTATGATATATACGGGAGCTCCGCAGAATACACGCCGTAAGCCGATCGAAGCGATGTACCCTGCTGAAGGGAAGCTCGCTATGCAGACTAACGGAGTCGAGGAAATCGTCGTTCACGCTCCATATATTATTAATTTGGGCTCCTACAAGGAAAACACCTATCAATTGGCGGTTGATTTCCTGCAGGAAGAAATCCGCCGTACCCATGCACTTGAGGTCAAGCACATTGTATTACATCCCGGAGCGTATACCGACAAGGATGCCGAGTACGGAATTCAGCGTATTGCCGATGGCCTGAACGAGGTGCTTGGCGGTACGAACGAGACAGAAGTACACATTGCTCTTGAGACGATGGCCGGCAAAGGAACAGAGATCGGCCGCAGCTTCGAGGAGATTGCCTCGATCATTGACAAGGTCGTACATAATGAGCGGCTGTCCATTTGTCTGGATACCTGTCACATTCATGATGCCGGATACGATATCGTTGGCGATCTTGATGGTGTACTGCGGAAGTTCGATGAGGTGATTGGCCTGAAACGGCTTGGCGTAGTCCACATTAACGACAGCAAAAATCCGCGCGGAGCGGGAAAAGACCGCCATACCCCGATTGGGTCTGGCTGGATTGGCTTCGAAACGATCAACAATGTGGTTCACCATGAAGCTCTGGCAGGTTTGCCGTTCATTCTGGAGACCCCTTGGATCGGGAAGGACGCCAAGACACTTCGCCCGATGTACGAGGTGGAGATTGCTCTGCTGCGCGGCAATGTGGCTGAACGGTTCGGAGCAGAATTCCTGCAGGAGGTAGAAGAGCTGCATGCTTTCTTTGCCAAGCAGGAGCTGGATTCCCGCAAGTATGTGCTTGATGTGTGGGAGCTGCTGAAGAATGATGCCAAAGCCAAAAAGGCTGATCCGCGTGAACCGCTGGAACGTTTATATGATAATATCGCTTCTGCCGGATTGTTCCCGCAGCTTAGCGAGGAAGCCATCAATCAGCGTTTGATCGCCTGGCTGGCCGGCAGACAAGTTCTCGTGAACGCTTAA
- the purU gene encoding formyltetrahydrofolate deformylase, whose product MELHVKRDHSSGGQYPNRARMLISCPDGPGIVAAVSHFLYQHGANIVQSDQYTMDPDGGMFFMRVEFDLPKLEERLEEVRSIFGGVAERFKMDWQIFNVSHKKKLAIFVSKEDHCLVELLWQWQAGDLDADIALVVSNHTDMQSYVESFGIPFHHIPVTADTKMQAEKRQLEVIGDDIDVIILARYMQIISPSFIEHYRHRIINIHHSFLPAFVGGKPYAQAYQRGVKIIGATAHYVTEELDGGPIIEQDVQRVSHSDDVNELKRIGRTIERVVLARAVKWHIEDRILVHHNKTVVFN is encoded by the coding sequence ATGGAATTACATGTGAAAAGAGATCATTCATCAGGCGGACAATACCCGAACCGGGCGCGCATGCTCATTTCTTGTCCCGACGGACCTGGGATTGTTGCGGCTGTATCGCATTTTCTATACCAGCACGGAGCTAATATCGTGCAATCCGATCAATATACAATGGACCCTGATGGCGGAATGTTCTTTATGAGAGTGGAGTTTGACTTGCCAAAGCTGGAAGAACGTCTGGAAGAGGTACGGTCCATCTTCGGAGGGGTCGCCGAGCGGTTCAAGATGGACTGGCAAATTTTCAATGTAAGCCATAAGAAGAAACTGGCGATTTTCGTCTCCAAAGAAGATCATTGTCTGGTAGAGCTGCTCTGGCAGTGGCAGGCAGGCGATCTGGATGCCGATATTGCGCTTGTTGTCAGCAACCATACCGATATGCAGTCGTACGTTGAATCTTTCGGTATTCCGTTCCATCATATTCCGGTTACGGCGGATACCAAGATGCAAGCAGAGAAACGCCAGCTGGAAGTCATCGGTGATGATATTGACGTCATCATTCTGGCCCGCTACATGCAGATTATCTCTCCTTCATTTATTGAGCATTACCGGCACCGGATCATCAATATCCACCATTCCTTCCTGCCGGCATTTGTGGGTGGCAAACCCTATGCCCAGGCTTATCAGCGTGGGGTGAAGATCATCGGCGCTACTGCCCACTATGTGACCGAAGAGCTTGACGGAGGTCCGATTATCGAGCAGGATGTGCAGCGGGTCAGCCATAGCGATGATGTGAATGAACTGAAACGTATTGGACGCACCATTGAGCGGGTTGTTCTGGCCCGTGCGGTCAAATGGCATATTGAGGATAGAATCCTTGTTCATCACAATAAGACAGTAGTATTTAACTAA
- a CDS encoding ATPase, T2SS/T4P/T4SS family, translating into MIEYREEMWQAEQKPGQKQDHRKQQGSLYPRPYTGGNSPSGLQPNNRHSYLDSHRPFSLKQSLLRTSKPGKEDFYSFLQKMKNDMNAGLEREDDSYFELNGKALIGDPQAVSFFMNGIEKYLRKTPFTGKLPEAYRTAAEALFHEWKGFGPAYRWFTDRAYSESTGLQMIGKQIFYNHRGKFVPYPYEMPSLDRVEQLKRSLLKSDPNKKLNKDNPSVEFKMDDPLWPGRFIRLAIWVSPRVWDGFTTISLRRQVVEFLDLEDQAGTECIPAEAIELIRALAGTFRNTIIAGAVGSGKTTFANTIVGEQLLGSTSCMGVVMIEKHPESILPYQIKGHRIIPIQAANEELMEVGVESLRHDPNILYMTEMRYNEWEFYLWSGEKGYDGITGTFHTVDSEDIPYQGAFAVSTRIGGSLKGHLISALKSCELVFILESVPDGKKRLARISEVFYEEGSNSVFANDLMRWEDEKSAWSYNDKLTTGLMTKMKKKNPQATRLLLHELGHLAAMKPMEGPLKESLKSRIVLNE; encoded by the coding sequence ATGATCGAATACCGGGAAGAGATGTGGCAAGCAGAACAGAAGCCGGGCCAGAAGCAAGATCACAGGAAGCAGCAAGGTAGCCTGTACCCTCGTCCGTATACGGGGGGCAATAGTCCGTCTGGTCTTCAGCCGAATAACCGGCACAGTTATCTGGACTCCCATCGGCCCTTCTCGCTAAAGCAGAGTTTGCTTCGCACCAGCAAGCCGGGCAAGGAGGACTTTTATAGCTTCCTGCAAAAGATGAAAAACGATATGAACGCCGGACTGGAGCGGGAGGATGACAGCTATTTTGAGCTGAATGGAAAGGCGCTGATCGGTGATCCGCAGGCGGTTAGCTTTTTTATGAACGGGATTGAGAAATACTTGCGCAAAACACCGTTCACCGGCAAGCTGCCGGAGGCATACCGGACGGCGGCAGAGGCGCTTTTTCACGAATGGAAGGGCTTTGGGCCAGCCTACCGCTGGTTCACGGACCGGGCTTACAGCGAATCTACCGGGCTGCAGATGATCGGGAAGCAAATTTTTTATAACCATCGCGGGAAATTTGTGCCTTATCCGTATGAAATGCCTTCACTTGACCGGGTCGAGCAACTGAAGCGCTCCCTGCTGAAAAGTGATCCCAACAAAAAGCTGAACAAGGACAATCCTTCGGTAGAGTTCAAAATGGATGATCCGCTCTGGCCCGGACGGTTCATCCGGCTCGCGATCTGGGTGTCGCCAAGGGTGTGGGACGGCTTTACGACCATCTCGCTGCGCCGCCAGGTTGTGGAGTTTCTGGATCTGGAGGATCAGGCCGGTACGGAATGTATTCCTGCCGAAGCAATTGAACTGATCCGGGCGTTAGCGGGCACGTTCCGCAACACGATTATTGCCGGGGCAGTGGGTTCGGGCAAAACCACTTTTGCCAACACGATTGTCGGGGAGCAGCTGCTCGGTTCCACCTCCTGCATGGGAGTGGTGATGATCGAGAAACATCCGGAGTCGATTTTGCCGTACCAGATTAAAGGTCACCGGATCATTCCGATCCAGGCTGCCAACGAAGAGCTGATGGAAGTCGGGGTGGAGTCGCTGCGGCATGATCCCAATATCCTCTATATGACGGAGATGCGCTATAACGAATGGGAGTTTTACCTATGGAGCGGAGAAAAGGGCTATGACGGCATCACGGGAACTTTTCATACGGTGGATTCGGAGGATATTCCTTATCAGGGCGCTTTTGCCGTGTCCACACGGATCGGAGGCAGTCTGAAGGGACATTTAATCTCTGCGCTGAAGTCCTGTGAGCTGGTGTTTATTCTGGAAAGCGTTCCGGACGGGAAAAAGCGGCTGGCGCGGATTTCCGAGGTTTTTTATGAAGAAGGCAGCAATTCGGTGTTTGCCAATGATCTGATGCGCTGGGAGGATGAGAAATCCGCCTGGAGTTATAATGACAAGCTGACAACAGGCCTGATGACCAAGATGAAAAAGAAAAATCCGCAGGCAACACGTCTGCTTCTCCATGAACTGGGGCATCTGGCCGCTATGAAACCGATGGAAGGGCCGCTGAAGGAAAGCCTGAAATCGAGGATTGTGTTAAACGAATGA